Genomic segment of Populus nigra chromosome 6, ddPopNigr1.1, whole genome shotgun sequence:
ttaaagttgttgagatgttgTGTGATGGAGGTGCCTTCTGTCATTTTCaagttgaacaacttcttcatcaagtgcactttattgtttgccgagggcttctcatacatcccagacaaagcttccattagtcttgcagtggatctttcttttgtaacattgtgagcaactcttcttgataaggataaccagataatacccaaaacttgtctatcaagaCGTAGCCAATCTTCTTCTGGTATATTCTCTGGTTTGCTCCCCAACAGAGGAAGATGAAttttcttcccatataaatagtcttcaatttgcattttccaatatccaaaatctgttccatcaaatttttcaattcccgcagcttttatttcatctgccattttAATACATCTTGGATTTGAATCtgtcaaatctgaccttacagatgtgtccAGAACAGCCAAAACTATTGGAAACGACACTAAGATCACCCAaatcggacttcggatggcTCAGATTTTAACAGTCAAAGTTTTAGGTCAACAGATggtgcagatgaagccgcgtgtcagGCCAAAATAGTGTCTGCGAAGCACTGAATCAAACCCTAAAGTGATAACGTGGCATCCACGTAAGCAATTATGGGCCCACCGTTGCTGATGTGGCAAAGGCATGCATAATCCGCGTTGACGTGGCAGATGATGGGTCTGATGATGTGGCAGATGACTGTGTAGAATAGCTGGCGTGGCTGCTAACTGGCTGATGACGTGGCAGGTTAACCCGGTTCAGTTGCAGGAATTCGGGCGAGGAAGACGCGTGTGGAGAGTGAGGCGCGTGGGCAGGCCTGACGTCGGCGCGTGTGGGCGCGTGCGGGCATGTAGGACGTCTGTTTTTCTCCAGGTTTTCAACAGTGAATTCGTCTTGGCTTCCCCTACACAATGGTAATgtcaaaaacacgttttgagaacttttatttttaagtttggatcaaacaccctttttttcaagaacaagctctgataccagttgttgggacattcaagcaatcaaacacacataaatttacgtggttcggcaacttgcctactccacggagctattggtttgtattaatcaagcttagaaacaatacaaacaacaaaacaaggaggaggagaaaaaacttctctactcaactcaactctcacTCTagctctctctgtgtttctctctgAAACATCTCACATATCAGCTCTCAATAGCAccctctatttatagctgaTATGGGAGACAATCTTCTTTATTTAGTCAATTATGGTGGTCACCGTTTTCTTTGTTTAGGCACCCACCATTGACTCTTACCATGCAaccatgtttgacagcagccatGCTTGACATGGCTGCCAATAACCATATCTGTGTCCATACCTAACACGCCGGTGCTGCGTCTATTTTGAATTGGAATGCCGTATTCTGATCTCCTTCCTCTTCATTATGGGAAAATATTTCGGACAATTGAAGAGAGATTGGTTGTATACAGAACTTGCCATTTCCCAGACAGCTCTCATGGATGTCAGAGCTCCAGAATTTTGCCTGCTTCGGTGTGAGTATTTCAGGGCTTCACAACATTGTTCTGAACATGAACACGTGCCATTTTAGAAgactacattttttttttctttcagttgCTTTCAGATTGAAGGGCTGAAAGACGAGTCCTGAGACAAATACAGCAGTGGACTGAAGTTTAGAGAAATGCTTGCCATGCCTCTGAGTTGACAACGATGGGAAAAATCTGCAGTCCATTCTGAGCTTCAAATTGATAGTCTTCTGACACCATGAgtgctcaatttttttttcttatcttcctCATAATTAATTGGATAACTGATGTCTATTCCAGGAAAAGAAAGTTTACGAGAGCTAAGGATAGCTCAAAGCCTCCTCTATTGCCACTCCCgaccttttctttctcctccctAATTCTTAACCATCATATCTCTTGCACTTCAGTTGAAGCATAGCTTCCAACACTGAATAATGTTATAAATTACTGGTTATTTCTTATACAACTACaaagatatattaattaatcaaataatgaataaacattaaattaaaaagagtttgataatgattgttttgagattcattattatcttaaaaaacatatctaGGTTGAGAAAGACAAATCTAACCCGATTTGGTTTCGGAattttaaactctttttttaggaatttaagATGGTAAACAATGTGTTATCTATtctagttaagaaaaaaaataaaataaaatcaaggttCTGAGTTTGAAGGCCCGTATGCTTAAGGCtctttcttataaaaattaaggCATATTGGGCCATAGACCCACACgtctaggtttttttctttgtctttttttatgttttttttaattttatatttaagttaaatataaaattaaaaaaaattattaaacttggttGAGTCCATGACCCAGATTATAGATTTGACGAGTTACGCCATAACATTtaggttgttatttttttttgtttaatgcattttttgtcccttaattttcttttaaaaataattttaccattTGTTATTGATCATTTAttgattatctattttttttatttaaaactaaaataaaaaatatcatgttttatcattttttgtttctctttgttgTTGGTGATCTACTTTTGCCTTCTCAGTCTCAAGCatctattatgtttttttttcttttaaaaaagtatttcatacaaaaaaaatctcatgagttttattgtcatataattaaatggaaaataatctccgagataaaaaaaattattgaatctgaTGATGTATATGAATTGCATTGTaagtttgatttgttgattcgagttcacttaggttttttttttttccagttgagTGCTACTTTTTacccaatttgttttttgtttttttgcaagaTTATCCTTATGGGTTTTACTTTGCAGGTCAACTCAggtaaatttaatatgtttctaTCTCactattagataaaaaaaatatttaaaatctattaatttttttagaaaacacattaacaatgcctagactcttttttttttttgcataaaaaatttatttcgaCTCACAACATAGTGCATGCTAattctattatcatttgattaaataaaaaatttattctatgAAAAACAGTTATTAGATACAGCTAGATACACACCCCATGttacgagattaaatatcttgaactatatttatatcttaataTCTCAAGTTTAGTCTTTACTTATCTTTAacgccttgttttttttatttgttgacaTAGATTATTCTTAATTTACTGAATTAGAAGTATGCATAAGCtttaatttaattgagaatttctttttatagctaaaaatatattggaaaagattgcatattcatttttttactaaaacataaaattatctGACCGCCGCGAATCGCGGATGAAATAGCTAGTGCAGATCTGACTCCTGTAAAATTGCTTTTGCAATCTGCAAGAATTATATACCGGTAAAAACAATGGGATGAGTTCAACATGCATGATGATTACATCAGATACTGCAATGCTGCAACTAGAATGAATACAAGCTACGTTCAATGGAAGAGCAACTATGCTGCATTTGAGACTACACAATCTCGAGTTCTCAGCATTTGAGCTTTTATGCACCACTACAATTACAGGTCTCCAAGTTTCTGTCCTTTCAGTGATCTGAACTTTAGAATCAGCTATATGGTACGTTGTATCTCTGATCTCGTCAGGTATCAACTTCGACTAGTTGTCAGGATCGTGATCAGATGGCCAATAACTGCTGTGACAAGACCAAGCAAACCGCCAGCAATAAcctatcattaaaaataaaaggattatcAGACATTGGTACATGGACAGCTTCCTGAGATCTATGTTTCTTGGAAATAGAAAATGTAACCTGCAACTCACTACTATTCAAAGACAGGGAAGGGTAAGGCCCCCAAGCTGGGAAATAATTCTGATGGACGGGTGTTTATTCTCGAAGTTAGAAATCACAGGGAAAAGAGGCATTTCCATTCTTtacaatttcaccatttaaaTTCTCGAAAGCTAGAACTTTCACATGTAATTTTAATTCTATGTATGCTAGAGAACACTAGGATCGCAGACATTTACATGATGATGGTTGTTCTTTAAAGGAATCAATGCTATGAATACAATTAACGCTTATGATGATTTAACAGTACCAAAAACTGATTGTTAGGAGCTGcgtaaataaatcataaatacaTCAAAGGAATCCGATAGGTGATGACAAGGGATTTGTCTAATGCAATCATACAGACCTGAGGCGGGGTGTGCCCAAGAAGTTCACGCAGCGGTCTGCTCTCAGAAAGAGGATGTTCAGCAGGGAGTTCATACAGGATTTGATTCAGGACCTGAAGAAAAGAAATCCTGTTTGAATACACGAAACAAGGAAACGAAGAGCCGGCATTTCAAATGTGAAAAAGGATAGAGAAGCATCAAACCTCTGCTTGGCGTCCAGCCTGTAGTCTTACACCTGTTGCATCATACATCACCTGCCACCAAAATCCTTGTACATTATAGGCAAGTATTCATCCACGATGAGTAAAACCATAAAGAAGagagatgggaaaaaaaaatcatacaacgCATGCTAATATCAATGCAATCGAAAACAACGATCCTCCGAAGCCCTCTTGGAATCCAACGGCCATGGCAAGAGCAGCAACTGTAGCAGAATGTGAGGATGGCATTCCACCAGATCCAACTAGCTGCTTAAGATCCCATCGTCTTTCCTTATACCTGCAAATCTAGGTATGCTTAAGGCTCGTAGGGGGACTAATCAACGTGAAAGCATTACAAATGCTCTCTCTATAAAAAGCATTCCACAATTTTCGTAATTTATCACTTTCCCTCGATTGAATTTCGCAATCAAAGACTACCCAATAACACGATTCCTAGAAAGCCAATttgggctatatatatatatattccgtTAAAAGAAGTTTGATTCTCTCTCccatacatttatttattttgattttagagaaaaaatggACAGGGAAAAAAAGATGGTGTAATCGGCACTCGAAGTCAAAGACTTTAGCTGAGAGAATCGAAACTCATTACAAGATTATCGAAAACAAGCGCGTACGCAAGTACGTACCAGGAGGTGAAAAACTTAATAGATTGGGCAATAGCGAAGGCAAGAAAAGCAGAGATCAGTGGATAATTCGTCAATATTGACTCCGACGACGATAAAGAAGACCCCGAGTTTTGGATCGTCGTCGTCGACGACCCAGTAGCCATCTCAACCATCCTCCTTGAatcgatctctctctctctctctttatttttcagaaaggaAATTAGAAGACGAGTCTGGTTTCTCGGAAGGAGAGAAGAGAGTTCGTTTGTTTTCTTGTTAAGACAGAGCATAACCTCTAAAGAAGAAACAAGGGCAGTTTGGCTTTGCTGCTTCCTTTCTAATGCTAATTGCTATCAACTAAcggtctttgttttttttgttctctctctccTGACTTAACTGAATATGCTTCTCTCTCCTTCAAGTGGTGTCTCGAATATACCCTCGGAAGCATAACCTGCATTTATAtaccctcctcctcctttttatttactttttttttctttttgttgctttggtgttttttatttatttgcaatcATCTTTATGCCATGAAGATTGATGggagattattttgatttttaaaattaaaaatattttttaaaaaataaaaatatattttttttcaaaaaaaatacttaaaaaatcaattattgtaAAACGTTTGTTCTTGTATGTATAGTGGGAGATAATTATATACAAACGGGTAAGGGATAAACTATGAAAGTTGAGATACACTTGAAGTGATCTTAGCCTGATCCTTATCTCCTTCTGCAGTAGTGGATAAGCTGAGATTAACTGTATTGTTAGTAGGTTCGACTAGGTCTCTAATACGCCCCTTCAAGCACAACGGTATGGGAAGAACGTTGAGATTGGAACGCAGAACACCAAATCGTGAGGAAGAGAGTGGCTTGGTGAAGATGTCAGCGAGTTGATCTTTGCTGGAGATGAACTTGATGGAGAGAAGTTTCTTGGCTACCATATCACGTACAAAGTGGAAGTCAATTTTCAAATGTTTTGTTCTGGCATGAAATACTGGATTTGCAGATAGATAGGTGGCGCCGATGTTGTCACACCATAATACTGGAGGTTGAGACATACGAAtgccaatttcagaacataatgACATGAGCCAAGACAATTCTGCAGCAGTGTTTGCTAGTGATTTGTATTCGGCTTCAGTGCTTGATCGGGCAACTGTTTGCTGTTTGTGACAGCTCCATGATATTAAGTTCCTGCCAAGAAAAATGCAGTAACCCCCAGTGGATCGTCGATCATCACGACTTCCTGCCCAGTCGGCGTTAGAGAATGCCTGGAGATTAGTGGATGTGGAAACATAAAAGTGAAGTCCATGTTGGATGGTTTGCTTGAGATATCGAAGTAGACGTTTGACAGACTGCCAATGAAGGTTGGTTGGTTTGTGCATAAACTGTGATAGTTTATTTACACAAAAGGAAATATCTGGGCGTGTGATGCAGACATATTGAAGGGCGCCAACGACACTTTTGTATAGAGTCGGATCCAAGAGAAGATCACCTTCAAAACTTGAGAGATGAGTAGAGGAAGCCATTGGAGAGCTAATCGGCTTTGCGTCTGCCATTTTTGTTCGTTTGAGAATGTCCATGATATATCGCTGTTGTGAGAGTATGATTCCCTGATTGCATGGCATAACTTGAATACCAAGGAAATAGTTCAGTGGCCCTAAGTCTTTGACTGCAAAGTCATTGTGTAGTTCTCGGAGTAGTGACTGAATAGCAGCATGACTGGAGCATGTGATAATGATGTCATCTACGTAAATTAATACCAACATGAGATAATCAGTGGAGCGAGAAATAAATAGGGAAGTGTCTTACCGTGAGTTGACGAAACCAAGTTGAATCAACTTGGTGCTTAACCGTGAAAACCAAGCCCGTGGGGCTTGTTTTAAGCCATATAAGGCTTTTTGTAGCTTGCAGACATGAGACTGGTGTTGGGGATGAATGAAGCCAGGCGGTTGTGTCATGTAGACAACCTCAGTTAATGTTCCATGTAGGAATGTATTTTGTATGTCAATCTGATGTATAGGCCAGCCACTGCAAAGAGCAAGAGAGAGAACCAGACGTACCGTAGTTGGTTTTATCACAGGGCTGTAAGTTTCACCATAATCTAGTCCAGGTTGTTGGTGAAAACCTTTTGGTACAAGTCGTGCTTTGTAGCGATCAATGGAGCCATCTACTTTTCGTTTTAACCGGAACACCCATTTACAGCCAATGACATTTGATGCTTCTAAAGGGGGGACTAAAGTCACGTTTGATTCTGCAGGAGtgcatcaaactcagtattcaTTGCTTTTCTCCAACATGGGTGTTGCATGGCAGTGGAGTAACAAGTGGGTTCCATGGCTGGTTGAGTAGATTCAGTAAGAAAAGCTCGGGGTAAGGGATAACGGACAGTGCCATCTGTATGAATTTTTGGTTTGGTGATGAGGTTCTTTGCACGTGTGGTCATGGGGTGAGTTGATGAGGGGAGGGCTGTCTGTGAGCTGGTGTCTGGGATAGTTGGGTAGGAAGGATCAATTGGGGGAGGGGGGTGTAAGGAATCTGAAATGGATAATGAGTGATTTGGTGATGGTGTTGTGTCAAGAGTCCGTTGGATGATATTATCTGTTGATGATGGAATGTCCAAAGAAGATGCTGCCGTGGGCTGATAGTCAAGAGGAATGAGTAATGGACTTGGATTGTTGAATACCTGCACAGATATGTTAGGGGACAAAGAAGATGTAGGAGAAGCAGACGTGCATGGAAAAGAGTTTTCATTAAATACTACATCCCGGGAAATATAAACTCTATTTGATGGTAAGTGAAGACATTTGTACCCTTTATGAAGGGGACTATACCCTAAAAAAAGGCACGGTAAAGACCGTGGTTggagtttatttttattgtaaggaCGTAAATTTGGCCAACATGCACAATCAAAAGTGCATAAGAAAGAATAATCAGGTTCACGATGAAAGAGAGTGTGAAAAGGTGAATTATTTCGGAGCACAGGGGTGGGCAAGCGATTAATAAGATAGCATGCTGTAGAAAATGCATCTTCCCAAAATTGGAGAGGAACTTTGGCATGAGAAAGTAAGGCTAGGCCTGTTTCGACAATGTGTCGATGTTTGCGTTCAATTTTGCCATTTTATTGATGTGTGTGTGGGCAAGAGACACGATGGGAGATACCGAGAGATTGAAGGAGTGTGTGAAAGGGGCGGtattcaccaccccaatcaGATTGGACTGTACgaattttttccttgaaaaagcattcaacataatttttaaatttttgaaaaattctaGTGACATCACCCTTACAATAAATGGGATACAACCAAGTGTATCAactaaaatcatctaaaaaggaaacataatatttaaaaccATATTTAGAGCATATGGGAGCAGGACCCCAAACATCTGTATGAATGAGCTCTAAAGGACAGGTGGAGCGAGAGAGAGACGCAGAGAATGGTAATTGTTTGGACTTGGAGCTGAGGCACGCGGAGCATGGATCAATGATTGTGGAATTGGAAACTGGAAGTTGAAAGGAGGAGAGAATTTTTCTGACTAGCTTGAGGGAAGGGTGGCCAAGCCGTGAGTGCCACTGAGGAAGAGAGACACGCTCACCAATTAAAGCGGAAGGGGATGTTTGATGATGAAAAGATGGAAATTGATAGAGACCATGACTATTCGGGCCGTGAAGCAGCAACTTCTTCGAACATCGAtccttcaaaagaaaataatttgggTGAAATTCAAAGAAAGTGTTAGTATCAGATGTGAATTTATGAACCGATAATAAATTCTTGGAAATTTGAGGAACATGGAGAACATTAAGAAGGTCAAAGTGAAGATTTGGAGAAAAGAGACAGGTGTGTCCAATATGATGAATGGACAGCCCTTTACCATTGCCAATTCGTATCTGATCAGGGCCATGGAATTCTTCAGACTTGAGGTTAAGGTTTTTCATGTCAGAAGTGACATGATGAGTTGTACCGGAGTCTGGATTCCAATTGAGATCAGGACCATGAGAAGGAGCGGAAAGGTAGGCCTGTGGTGGCTGAGGGGAGTCTCTAGTGAAGGACTCGTTGTAGCGGTTGGAACAATCAAGAGCGATGTGTCCCACACGGTTACAGACTTGGCAAACAGGGCGAGGAGAAGAGCCACGGCTAGGAAAGAAGAGTGTTGCGCCCCCTGCCACGTGACTGTCGGTTGGAATATGGTCTTGAAGGCCCCCTTCCAGAAGGTGGGGCACCAAGGATGGAGTTGTAGCCACTACGATGAGGTCGGAAAGAATTTCCTCCACGGGCAGCATAGTGAGCCCCAGTGACAGAGAGGTCAATGGATGAGTGATGGTGCTCAAGTCTGAGTTCATGAGAAAGGAGATGGCCATAGATTTCTTCCACAGACAGGGGTTCAACATGAGTTGTAACTGACGTTACGAAGGAATCATAATCGGGTCCTAACCCAGCAAGTAGGAAAGCCaccatttcaaaatcattaacAGGCTGACCTACGGTGGCCAAGGAGTCAGTGAGAGACTGGAACCGTTGAAAGTAGTCAGCAACAGAGGAGCTTCCTTTTTTTAAAGTGGCCAATTGATAGTGAACCTGCATGGTGCGTGCACGAGATTGGGACGTGAATAGTGTCTCCAATGTTGTCCAGGCAGATCTGGAGGTGGTGCAGCGTGTAACATGAGTGAGCATTTTTTCGGTGAGAGTGGAATTTATGGCACCAAGAATGATTTGATCTTGCATGGTCCAATGTAAGAAGGCAGGGTTCAGAGAAGTGATAGTAACACCATCAATTATGGAAGAAACAGTGGatggtggggggggggggagtggTGCCATCTACGTACCCGAAGAGATTTCCACCTCTAAGATGAGAAACAATTTAAGGGAGCCATAAGGGATAGTTGTCCCGAGTGAGTTTAACAGGATTGAAGTTAGTGAAGGTGATCAAAGAAGGGGTTTGAGTGGAGGAGAGGGTTGCTACTGCAGACATGatgatggaggaagaagaggaagatttTGACATAAGTCAGgtgggctctgataccatgtaaaaCGTTATAATATGTTCACTGCAATGCCATAACATAGGCGTTGTTCTTGTATTTATAGTAGGAGATAATTATATACAAACAGGTAAGGGAAGTGATCTTAGCCTGATCCTTATCTCCTTCTATAGTAGTGGTATTGTTAGTGGGTTCGACTAGGTCtctaataattattatcacaatctcaTTCACTCTTGAAATTCAGGATAggtagtaaaaataataattaatgtaaGATAATTTCACCATTAAAATTAAACTGTCAATTGAGTTATAGTTAACTGACATTATCAATGTAATTTGAAATAGAATAGTATGTATCCTCTCGCCATAACTAGTGCATTTACAGAAAATGGAAACATATTTCGTACTTTTCAACGAGGGCTGCTGAGTCCTCCTTGGGAGGCCAATGCTTCTTTGGGCACCAAAACATAACAATACCCAGCTCtcctgattattattattattattattattattgaaggtTAACTTGTGCCCGTGATTGTGCACTCCTATCCATGGGAGgagaaaaataaacacacagGATAGAACTGTCCTTGTGGGCATGTTTCAATTACTTGCATCCATTTCAGTTTAACCCTCACGCCATCCTCTTGCTTGTACGAAACCGCTTGCGAAAGGTTTTGTTGACTGGTAATTGGCTTGATTCATGCTCACGTTCTTCATTAGCTTCTTCAAGCATTGATAATCCAGATCAGCCTGTGCCCTGCAGCCAGATTGTATGAAAATGCATGGAGTGATGATAAAAACACAGGTCCTTCACTTATGTAGCTAGCACTTGGTACTCCCGAACTAAAAGATAACGCGGTCACGCTCAGCAGTCCCCAATGGAAACTCTAGTCTCTAGCCAGTTTCTGTAAAATCCTTTCCCTTTGACACGCTCCTAGACTCGACCAAGCAGAAAAAATCAGATCGTGCACAATGTTCACTGTTGTTGATAGCAGACTATCCAAACCAGTATTGAGACGTCTGTGACATTATTGATTTACCACCTTTAAATCTTTCTCTCTCATATAATTGATGCACAAAATACCTGCTCCAGTCTGTAATTGAAATGAATCTGAGTGTGCAGTGCAAGCAGGACAAACAGAAAAAGGTCACCAATCATGTGGGTTGTATAGCTTGATTTATCTGAAATTTCACTCGTTCCCTTAGCTGTTACAAAGATTAAACCCCCTTGATTTGAAACAAACTATTGACCTAGCGAAGCCTCACACTAAAATCAGCTTGAGAGATGAAGAAAGCTTACCTATAATAACTCCGTAGTCATTGCAATTTGATTTCTGAAGTCATGTGTTGACATAGACTGGTTTGAGGATGCATGCCTTTTCGTAATCCATAGATCCAACCAGACCACTAACTATCTGCAAGGAAACAACCAAGCAAACGTATCTCGTTATTGAACAAAAGCTTAGCTTGGCAGAGCAAAATACTCTGAATAACTAAAGATATCTCAACATTTTATACCCTTCAGTCCCCTCCAAAATAGTTCCATGGACATGAAGCCTGATCCTTAAAGTCTAGAGGGCATCCTTCCCAACAAAATTCATGAGTTCCACCTTCGCAGCTTCCATGACCACTTGGAAGTCAATCTGCGTATACCTTCCCCTGCAATACGAGATTAGTGAGAAGCACATTTCCCATTGATGAAGAATTTCAAACAACTGTCATGCACTATACACACATATATAGCCAGGGAAACAGTAGCAAGGAAGGGGGTCAAGTGATTTAAAATAGATTAGAAGCTACAGTCTCCAAGTATCATTGCTCATCACTCACATTCTCCAAGAGCTACACACATTAATCTACTCGAATGACAAGAGGAATAAAACTAAAGGTGTGCACGAGTAGTTATCtgttaaaaatagaaattggcTTCCCCGCACACATTTTACTTGTCAAGGACTGGACACCCTAGAAAACTAACTAATGCATTCCAGTAATTTTGTCAAAAATGTAAAGTAGTTTTAAGATACCAGAAATGAGTTCTAGACCAAGTTGTAGATGGATAGGCTGGGCTAGCAATGCCATGCATTATTCTTGCAATGGCTCGGGGGGTAAATTTGGCCTGTGAATGGCCCTGCAGAAACACCTGTATTCCAAGAAATGAGCACATAAACATAAGTTGCTTTGAGATGGAATATTAGTACACCTGTGGTCTGCGCATCCTCACCTTTATATCTGCTCGTAAAAAAGGGctgcacaaaataaatgacACTTCAATTGGTATGTAGTATTacatttgccaaaaaaaaacacaacaaaattaAGTGTATGAACAGGCAGAGCGATAagcatgatttatttttcaatatctaAGAACTATCTTGGTGCTATTGAAGGCAATAAAGATCCAGTCCCACCTGCTTTGTCCCATCTTGTTAGGTATATCACGTCTACCATCATCCTTGAAGTAATCCAAGATCTTTCGTTGCAAACATGGTGTGTGCTGGGTACCATGGCAGCCTTGCATCTTCTCGCAATCATTCACAGCAAAGATTGCTGCGTTAAACATTGCATCTAGTTTTTGTACCTGATTTAAGAAATAGACAGGTGTTATAAGtagataacaaagaaaaatataaatactataaGAGCATGCAGTATGCGTCATTAGTCTGATTGATTAAAATGGACAACACTTCAATGATTCAACAGCTATATTGCATGATCTCGAAGTTAACTGACTTAGTGAAAGTAAATTTGCATCTAACAAGTACGAGGATTTGTATAAGTCATCCCTTGCATTGGAATATGTTGCTATTGAGAAACATATTAAAGACAGACAACATAAAAAAGTCAATTACCTTAAAACATTCGACCTCCAATAACCATTTTGTAAGATGCCTTGAGAGAGAACAAAAATCCCTTGGGACTTCCACGATTGAATAACAATAGGCAGGATCCTTGACGTCATATGTTATTTCGCCCTTCAACTGGTATGGTTtaacagtcaagaaaaaaaaagagagtttaaCAGTGCAAACCACAGTTCTGAACCAAGGAAAACATCTATAATCTTAAACGTAGACTAATTCTGCACGTAATGAGCATTCCAATCTCTTCACacggaaaaataaagaaacaactCAGAAAATGCTCCAGGTAGGATGGCAATGCTGTCATTCAAATTGAAAGAACGATATTCATACCTTCAAAACTAGCTGCAAGGAAACAAAACATGATTCCAATCACAAAAGCCAGCACGTAGTTTTGTGGCTGAATTTCAGGTTAATTACAGCTCTGTTTGAAATTGCAATGCTGTGGTTGCTATTATGACATTTAATCATTGTAATTCATACTTTGCAACTATATTCAAGAACCAAAATATCTATTGCGGGTATCACCAATGTCCTAGGTGTCTTGAATTAGTGAAAGTACAGAAGTTAATATGTTATCCACAAATATTAGGTCTTGCTATTTCAATAGAGAACCTGACCAGTTTGCTCTGGCGAAACCTTGATATTAGCATAACATGTTctctttcactttcttttttttgtatttattttctgatgtttaaAGCATGCAGTTAACTTAAAGATGATAAAACGAAGGTTCTATTCCAGGAAATCACTATAAGGAAGTAATAGAAATATGATTTGACTCCATGTTCAACACCTTCAAACTTTGTAGATGATTTGATAGCTCAGTAGTTGTAACCCCGATGCTATTTGCCACGGTAGGTATGTCAAATAC
This window contains:
- the LOC133696545 gene encoding uncharacterized protein LOC133696545, which gives rise to MLCLNKKTNELSSLLPRNQTRLLISFLKNKEREREIDSRRMVEMATGSSTTTIQNSGSSLSSSESILTNYPLISAFLAFAIAQSIKFFTSWYKERRWDLKQLVGSGGMPSSHSATVAALAMAVGFQEGFGGSLFSIALILACVVMYDATGVRLQAGRQAEVLNQILYELPAEHPLSESRPLRELLGHTPPQVIAGGLLGLVTAVIGHLITILTTSRS